DNA sequence from the Schlegelella aquatica genome:
GGTAGAGCTCGGTGTCCGGGAATCGTCGGTGCTCGAGCGTGAGCCGCTCGGCCGACAGCCGGGCGGCCAGCCCCTCGGCCTGCGCCTCGGCGCCCGGCAGCGCGATGACCGCGGCGCTCGACGCCCGGGCGCAGAGGTGCCGCGTGGGGGACGCCTCGTTCATGTGTGCTCCTTCACCGCCACGATGGAGGGCTGCTGGTGCACGTAGTCCAGCGCGTAGCGCAGCTCGCCCGGCGTGTCGGCATGCAAGGTGAACAAGGGCTGCCCGCGCTCGACCGGATCGCCGAGCCTCACATGCAAAGTGGCCCCGGCGGCCGGGTCGCGCGGGGCACCGGCCAGCTTGGCCGCCCGCGCGATGCGGCGGTTGTCGATCTGAGTCACGACGCCGGGCCTGGCGGCCGTGACCGGCGCGAAGTAGGGGGCCACGGGCGGCACCCGCATGCCGCCCTGGGCGTCGCACAGCGAGACGAACTTCGCCAGGGCGCGCCCTTCGTCCAGGGTGCGCTGCGCCAGCAGGAATCCCTCGCCCGGGGCGGCTTTGCCCGCCATCTCGAGGACGGCGCCGGCGAGCAGCAACGCCCGTTCGCGCAGGTCCTGAGGGGCGTCGTGGCGGCGTTCGAGCACGGCGAGGACGTCCATGGCTTCCAGCGCGGGGCCGATTCCTCTGCCCACGGGTTGGGAGCCGTCGGTGAGCAGCGGCTCGACTTCCAACCCGATGGCGGCCCCGACGGTGACCAGCGCGTGCGCCAGGGACTGTGCGGCCTCGGCACTGCGGACCTTGGCCGTCGGCCCCACCGGCACGTCCACCAACACCTTCTGCGAACCGACAGCCGCCTTCTTGGACAGCACCGAAGCGACGAGCTGGGCGTCGCTGTCCAGGTCGAGCGGGCGCTCCACGCGGATCAGCACGTCGTCGGCGGGGCTCAGTTGGACGGCGCCGCCCCAAACGATGCAGGCTCCTTCGCGCTCCACGACGCGGCGCATCGCGGTCACATCGAGGGTCACGGGCGCCAGGGTCTCCATGGTGTCGGCCGTGCCGGCAGGCGAGGTGATGGCGCGCGAGGAGGTCTTGGGCATCAGCACCCCGCACGCGGCCACGATGGGCACCACCAGCAAGGTCGTGCGGTTGCCCGGAAGGCCGCCGACGCAGTGCTTGTCCATCACCGGCGCCGTGGGCCACTGCAAGCGCTCGCCGACGTCGATCATCGCGCGGGTCAGCGCGATCGTCTCGTCCATGTCCAAGCGCCCGCCGGCGCAGGCGGTGACGAAGGCGGCCAGGTGCAGGTCGGTCAGGCGTTGGGCGGCGATGTCCTGCATCAAGGCATGAAAAGCGCCGTAGTCGAGACGCGCGCCGTAGACCTTGGCGCGCAGGTGGCGCAGCGACTCGAGCATCTGCGGATGCCGCACCCGCAGCGGCACGCCCTCGTGCACTTTGAGCACCTTCCACGCCGCATCGGACAGCGCGATCTCGTCGTGGTGCAGCCAGTCGCTGTCGACCCGGTGCAAGATCGCCAGCACCCGGTGCTGGCCGTTGATCACCTCCACCTGCGCCTGGGCCTCGAAGCCCTCGGCACGGCAGACGTCGCAGTCGCTGCGCATGTAGACGACCGCCTGCTGGTAGGTGTCGATGTGCGCGCGCCGGGCGCGCAGAAAGTCGTGCCGAGGTGTCTCGGCGGGGCCGGCCTGGGAGGAGCCGGCAAGATCGGTAGTGGCCAAACCGTCACCTGCTGTGTGAAGGGGCCGGGCCGCTCACGGCGTCCCGGGTCGTCGCTGCTCGCCCGTCAGGGGCGCAGACTGCGCAATTGGGCCCGCAAGCGCGCGATCTCGTCCATCAGGTCCAGCGCCAGGGCCACGCCGGCGGCATTGACGTGCAGCTCGCGCATCAGGCGCACGGCGCGACGCGCCCGGGCGAGGGCCGCGGCGTCGAAACGCCAGTCCTGCGGGCGGTTTCCCGCCACGTCGAGCACCCCCTCGTGCACCAGCACCTCGATGGTCTGCTCGTCCGTGCCGCAAGCCAGGCACAGACGTTCGATGGTGACTTGGTAGTGAGCTTCCGCCCGGTAGGCGTGCGGCTCGTCGATGGACTGGTTCATCCGTCAGATCCCCCTCAGCGCTGCGCGCGGATCGAACCCCGGGAAAGCGGCCTCCAGCGCCCGGTACGCCTGCCGCGCCTGCTCGTTGAGGGGCTGCGGCTGCACGATCGAGACGACGGCATACAGGTCGCCTGCGGGCTCCCCGGGCAGCCCCTTGCCTTTGAGACGCAGCTTGCGCCCGCCGTGACTGCCGGCCGGGACGCTGAGCTTGACCGGGCCCTCGGGCGTCGGCACGTCCACTTGGGCACCGAGCGCGGCCTCCCACGGGGCGAGCGGCAGGTCGAAGTAGACGTCGCGCCCGTCCACGCGGAAGACCGGATGCGGACGGAACGCCACCTCGAGGTAGAGGTCGCCGGCTGGGCCTCCGTCGTAGCCCGGGCCGCCTTGGCCGGCCAGCCGCAGGTGCTGGCCCTCGCGTACGCCGCGGGGCAGCGCCACCTCCAGCCGCCGCTCGCGCATCTGGACGCCGCCGTGCTCGTCGAGCACGGGCATGCGCAAGGTGATCGTGTGCACGCCGCCCCGGTAGGCGTCTTCGAGGTCGATGAGCACGCGCGCGTGGTGGTCCTCGCCGCGCACACCGCCGCCCGAGCGGCGGAAATGGGCGCCCCGGCGGCGGGTGGCGCGGCCGAAGATCGCCTCGAAGAACTCGCTCGGGTCGAAGTCCTCGCCGAGATCGACGCCTTCGCCGCGAAATTCGTAGCCTCCGTCGGTGCCCGGCGGCACGTGGAACGACTCCCCGCGCTCCCACCGACGGAAGACCTCGTCGTAGGCCGCGCGCTTTTGAGGATCCTTCAGCACCTCGTAGGCCTCGGCGACCTCCTTGAAGCGCGCTTCGGCGTCCGCCTCCTTGCTCACGTCGGGGTGGTACTTCCGGGCGAGCTTGCGGTAGGCGCGCTTGATGTCTTCTTCGTCGGCCCCGCGATCGACGCCGAGGATGCGGTAGTAGTCCTTGAAGTCCATGGCCCTCCCGAGTATGGGGTCGGGGGCGCACACGCTCAAGGGCGCCACCCGTGGCTACGGTAGGGCCGTTGCGAGCCACGCGCCTTGACACAGCTCAAGACGCAGAGGCGGGCGCCCGGGTGGACGCCGGGTGGTGGACGCCGGGTGGTGACAGGGCCCCGCGGGGCGGGTCAGGACTTGGGCGCGGCGGCCAGACGGGCGTTGGCCTGCGCCAGCGCCCCTTCGTCGAGGCGGCCGGTCGCGGCATGAAGCTGCAGCCAGCGCAGCCACAGCTGCGTGCGCGCCTGGAGCAGGGCCAACTCGGCGGCCGCCGCGTCGTTCTCGGCATTGAGGAGGTCCAACGTGGTGCGGTCGCCCGCTTTGAGCCCCACCCGGGTGGCGTCCAGGCGGGCGCGGCCGGCTTGCAGGCCCGCCTCGAGCGCGGCCAGCCGGCTTTGCCCCAGGGTGACATCCAGCCACGCCCCGCGGGCCTGGAGCGCGGCCTCCTGCCGGGCGCGCTCCAGTTCGGCGCGCGCGCGTTCGACGAGGGCCTGCGACTCGGTGTGTCGGGCGCTGCGCCAGCCGCCGGTGTAGAGCGGAATGCGCACCTGCACGCCAATGGCGCGGTCCACCGCGGTGTGGCTCGCGTCGCCGAAATCGCCGCTGCCCGAGAGGCGGTCGCGCTTGGCCTGGGCCACCAGGTCCACCGTCGGCGAGAGCGCGGCCGAGGTCTTGCGCGCCTCCTCCTCGGCCACCTGCAGCTGGGCGATCGCCAGGCGCACCTGCGGATGCTCGGTGGCTGCGCGGCTCACCCACTCGTCCACCGTGCCCAGGCCGCTCATGTCGGCGGCCGCAGGCAACGCCCATTCGTCGAGCGCCGGGCGCAGGCCGGTCAGGTCCGCGAAGGCGGCCCGGGCCACCTCCAGCTGGGCCTCGGCGGCCGCGCGCTCGGCGCGCAAGGCGGCGGCGCGCGCCGTCGCCTCGTGCACGTCGGTGACGGGCCGGTCGCCGATGCGGAAACGGTCCTCGGCTTCCTGCCGCGCGCTCTCGACGGCTTCTTCCTGCCGGGCGAGGAGGCGCACGCGGGCCGCGGCCAATGCCACGTCGAAGTAGCGCTCGGCGGTGCGAATGAGCAGCGCATCACGGGCGGCCTGCCATTCCACCTCGGCAGCCTGGGCCGAGAGCCCGAGCTGGCGCGCCTGTGCCGAGCGCTCCCGGTCGTACAGAGGCTGGCGCAGCATCAGCGCGTAACGCGTGGCCGTGCCCCCGGTGACCGAGGTGTCGAAGCCCACGTCGGTGGACGAGCCGAAAGCCGGCGTGGCGAAGCGCGCGCCGCGGGTGGCGCTCTCGTTCGTCGCCGCACCGGCGCCGCCTTCGAGCACCACCTGAGGCCGCCACAGCGCCTTGGCCTGCTGCGCGCGCGCAGCGCCGGCGTCGCGCGCCGCTCGCGCGGCCGCGGTCTGGGCGTCGTGGGCAGACGCTGCCCGCCACGACTCCATCAGATCCAGCCCCCACGAGGGCCCGGCCGCCAAGGCGGCCCAGGCCATCACCGTCAATGCGCGCTTGCTCGGCATGGAGCCTCCCGATGCGTGCGGTGGTTCAGCAGCCGGGCTTCACACCCAGCTTGCGCAGGATGGTTTCGAGCAGGCACCAGCGGGTGAACGCGCTTTGCAGCAGGTTGGCGCCCACGAAGGCCGTGAAGGCCAGCCACCACGGGCTCACGAAGAGCGGGCTGCCCGGGATGCCGAGCGCCAGCGACAGCAGGATGAACACACCGGCGAACATGCGCACGAGTTGCCAAGAGGTCATGACGAAGCTCCTTCAGCGAGAGGTCGAGGAAAGGGCCGCGGCCTGCGGTCGGTGCCGGTAGGCCACGTAGTACAGCAAGGGGATCACCACCAGCGTCAGCAGCGTGCTGACGAAGATGCCGAAGATCAGGGACACGGCGAGCCCGTTGAAGATGGGATCGTCGAGGATGAAGAAGGCGCCCAGCATCGCGGCCAGAGCGGTCAGCACGATGGGCTGCGCGCGCGTGGCCGCCGAGCGCACCACCGCCCGCTCCAGCGGCACACCCTGCGACACCTCCAGGCGGATGAAGTCCACCAGCAAGATGGAGTTGCGCACGATGATGCCGGCCAGCGCGATCATGCCGATCATGCTGGTGGCCGTGAACTGGGCTCCGAGCAGGGCGTGGCCCGGCATCACGCCGACGATGGTCAGCGGGATCGGCGCCATGATGATGAGCGGCGTGAGGTACGAGCCGAACTGGGCGACGACGAGCAGGTAGATGAGGATCAGCCCTACGGCGTAGGCAGCGCCCATGTCGCGGAAGGTCTCGTAGGTGATCTGCCACTCGCCGTCCCACTTGAGGGCGTAGTCGCGCCAGGCTTCATCCGGCTGGCGGATGAAGTACTCCACCAGGCGTCCGCCACCCGGCGTCTGGAGCGCCTGCAGACGCTCGCGCATCTTGAACATGCCGTACAGGGGGCTGTCCACCTCGCCCGCCATGTCGCCGACCACGAAGTGCACCGGCAAGCCGTCCTTGTGATAGAGGGGCTGCTCGCGCACGGTGTCGCTCACCGTCACGAGCTCGCGCACCGGCACCACCTGGCCCGCCGCGCCGCGCACGCCCAGTTGCAGCAGGGCGTCGAGATCGCCGTGCCGCTCGGCGGGCAGCTGGATCACCGCGCCGGCGGGGTACTTGCTCTCGTCGTGCAGGTAGGCCGCGGGCTCGCCGGCCAAGCCTGCGCGCAGCGTGGCGACGATGGCGGCCTGCGGCACCCCGAGCAGGGCGGCCTTGCGCCGATCGACGAGCAACAGCAAGCGCCGCGCCTCGGCAATGCCCGAGTCGTCGACGTCGACCACGCCCGGCGTCTCCTCGAAGACCTTGCGCACGGCCTGCGCGACCTGCCGGCGGCCTTCGGCGGTCGGTCCGTAGATCTCGGCCACGATGGGCGAGAGCACGGGCGGGCCCGGGGGCACCTCGATGACCTTCACGTTGGCGCCATGCCGGCGACCGATCTCCTGCAAGGCCGGGCGCAGGCGGGTCGCGATCGCGTGGCTTTGCTCCTTGCGATGGCGCTTGTCGACCAGGTTGACCTGCAGGTCCCCCACCTCGCCGCCGGCTCGCAGGTAGTACTGGCGCACGAGGCCGTTGAAGTTGATCGGCGCGGCGGTGCCTGCGTAGGCCTGGTAGTGGGCCACCTCCGGCTGGCGCACCAGGTAGTCGCCCAGTTCGCGCAGCACCGCGGCGGTCTTTTCGACCGGCGTGCCGGCCGGCATGTCCACCACCACCTGGAACTCGGACTTGTTGTCGAAGGGCAGCATCTTGAGCACCACCCAGCCCAGGACCGGCAGGGCCAGCGAGACCGCGATCAGCGCGGCGACGGCCGCGCCCAGCAGCGCGCGGTTGCGCCCGCCGCGCCTGGCATCGAGCAGGGGCGCAAAGACGCGCTCGAACAGCCGCGAGATGCGGCCGCTCGGGCCGTGACCGCTTCCTTCCTTGCCGCTGGTCTCGCCGTGGCCGTGGGCCGACGGGGCCGCCTTCATCCACAGCCGCGCCATCCACGGCGTCACGACGAAGGCGATCGCCAGCGAGAGCATCATCCCCATGCTCGCGTTGATCGGGATGGGGCTCATGTAGGGCCCCATCAGCCCGGTGACGAAGGCCATCGGCAGGAGGGCCGCGATGACGGTGAGGGTGGCCAGGATGGTGGGGCCGCCCACTTCGTCGACCGCCGCGGGGATGATCTCGGCCAGCGACCGGCCCGGGTGCAGAGCCTGGTGCCGGTGGATGTTCTCCACCACCACGATGGCATCGTCCACCAGGATGCCGATCGAGAAGATGAGCGCGAAGAGCGACACGCGGTTGAGCGTGAAGCCCCATGCCCAGCTCGCGAAGAGCGTGACCGTGAGGGTGAGGATGACCGCGGCGCCCACGATGGCCGCCTCGCGCTTGCCCAGCGCGAGGAACACGAGCGCGACCACCGAGGCGGTGGCGAACAGCAGTTTGTGGATGAGCTGGTTCGCCTTCTCGTCGGCGGTGAGGCCGTAGTTGCGGGTCGTGGCCACCTCCACGCCCTGCGGGATCACCGTGTTGCGCAGCGCCTCCACACGGGCGATCACCGCCTCGGCGACGTCGATCGCGTTCTCGCCGGGCTTCTTCGTGATGGCGAGGGTCACGGCGGGGTCCTCGCGCGGGGTCTCGCCGGCTTGGCCGTGCCACACGTAGCGTTGCGGCGGCAGCGGCCCGTCACGCACGTCGGCCACCTCCTGCAGGAACACCGGCCGGCCGGCGCGCACGCCGACCACGAGCTGGCCCACGTCGTGCGCGTCGCGCAGGAAGGGCCCGGCCTCGATCGCCACCGCCTGGTTGCCGGCCAGGAGCTCGCCCACGGGGGCGGCCAGGTGGGCCGATTGGAGGGCCTGGCGGACGTCCGAGACGGTGACGCCGGCCCCGGCCAGCCGGGCCGGGTCGACCTCGATCAGGACGGCGCGCCCCGGCCCGCCGATCGTCACCACCTCGCGCGTGCCCGGCACGCGCTTCAGATCGGCCTCCAGGCTGTGAGCCACGCGCTCCAGGTCGTAGGCCCCGAGGCTCGCGTCGCGGGCATAGAGGGTGAGGCTGATGATGGGCACGTCGTCGATGCCCTTGGGCTTGACCAAGGGCTCGCCCACGCCCAGGCCGCGCGGCAGCCAGTCGGCGTTCGCGCGCAGGGTGTCGTGCAGGCGCACCAGGGCTTCGGTGCGCGGCACGCCCACCTTGAACTGCACGGTCAGCACCGCGAGCCCGGGGCGCGAGACGGACATGACGTGCTCGACACCGGCCATTTGCGAGAGCACCTGCTCGGCCGGGGTCGCCACCATTTGCTCGACGTCCTTGACCGAGGCGCCGGGGAAGGGCACCAACACGTTGGCCATCGTCACGTCGATCTGCGGCTCTTCCTCGCGCGGCGTGACCATCACCGCGAAGAGGCCGAGCAACAGCGCGACGAGCGCCAGCAGCGGCGTGATCTGCGCCGACTGGAAGAACCGCGCGATGCGGCCGGAGATGCCGAGGGGGCTGTGCATCGGTGACCTCCGTCCTCAGCGCACGCGCGAGGCGGCCTGGGCGTCGAGCACCACGCGCTCGCCTGCGGAGACGCCGCTGAGCACTTCGACCTGATCGCCGATGCGTCGGCCCAGGCGCACCTGACGCAGCAGCGGCCGGCCTTCCGGCGACAGCACGTACACGCCGGTCAGCTCAGCCCGGCGCACCACGGCTTGGGCCGGCACCAACAGGGCCGCGGCGCTCCGGTCGCCCTGCGCACCGAGCGGCAGCCACACGCGAGCGAACGAGCCGGGCCGCACCGCCAGGCCGGCCGGCAGGGTGAGGCGCAGCTCCTGTGTGTGGGTGGACGGATCGACGGCCGGCAGGAGCTCCGCGGCGACGGGCGCCACGCGCTCGGCCGGCAAGCCGGGGATCTCGATGGAGGCGGTGGTGTCCGCACTCCAGCGCGACGCCACCCCTTGCGGCAGCGGCACGCTCACCCGCATGCGGGCTGGGTCGTACAAGGTCACCAGCGGGCGCCCGGGCATCGCCATGTCGCCCAGCACCACCGGCACCTCGGCGATCACACCCGCGTAGGGAGCCTTGACCACGTAGTAGCCGGACTGCGTGGTGGCCGCCTGCGCGCTCGCCATCATGGCCGCGGCCTGGGCTTGGGCCGCCTTGTACTGGGCCTCGGCGCGCTCGAGGGCGGCTTGGCTGATGTAGCGCTTCTCGAACAGTTGCTTCTGCCGCTCGTACTCGCGCGTGGCCGCCTCCTGCGCGGCGCGCGCGGCCTGCACCTGGGCCGCACTGGCGGCGGCCGCCTGCTGCGCTTCACGGGCGTCGAGCCGCACCAACACCTGACCCGCCTCGACCGCGTCGCCGGGCTTGACGCGCAGGTCGACGACCGCGCCGGGGACCTGGGCGGCGAGCACCGTCTGGCGCACGGCCTGGACCGTCCCTTCATAGGCGGCTCGGGTGCCGTCGCGCGCGGCGGCGACGACGGCCGTGGCCAGCGCGCTCGAGGGCCGCGCCTCGCCGGCGGCGCCGTCGCGGGCCGCAGAGGTGGACGAGGGGGGCTGCGCCGCCGCAACGCCGGCGGTGGCCATCGCGACGAGCACCGGGCTGAAGAACCGGAAGGCGACCGAGGACATTCTGGCTCCCATGACGATCGAGAATTCGGGTGTATTATTTGAGCACTTAGCTAAATAGTCAAGTGATGACCACTCGCGCGCCTCGACGTGCCGATCTGAGGCAATATGCGGGCCTGATCTCGCGTCTCACCATGCAAGACCTACCCCCCGAGGCCCTCGAACAGGTTGCCGCCTACTTCCAGGCGCTGGCGGAGCCCACGCGGCTGCAGATCCTCAATCTGCTGCGCCAAGGCGAGTACAACGTGGGTGAACTGGCGCAGGCGTGCGAATGCACTTCGGCCAACGTGTCGCGCCACCTGGCCTTGTTGATGCAACACGGGCTCGTGCGCCGCGAGAGCCGGGGCACCGCGGTCTACTACCGGGTGGCGGACGAATCCGTCTATGCGTTGTGCGACCTCGTGTGCGGCAGCATCGCCCGCCGGCTGGATGACGTGGTGCACGGGCGCACGCTGTTCGGCGCCGCGGCGGCGTCCGTGGCGCAGGCCAGCGCGCCCGCCCCGGCCGAGGCCAGCGCTCGCCGCCCTCGCGGACGGCGGGTGAAGTCCGTCTGAGGCTCGGGCCCCGACGGAGGGCTGCGGCCCGGCGTCGCTCGGGTTCAGTGAGGCTGCGGACCAGCCCGGCCGCCGTCCAAGGGGCGGGAGTACGGCGCGTTGAACAAGTCGTCCATCGGGCGGAAGCCGCTGTGCATGCAGCTTTGCATCGCAAGGAAAGCTGCGAGGAGCGGGTCGCCTCCATTGCGGTCGGCCGCCGAGGCCACGCGATTGAGCATGTCCTGCCCGGCGTGGACCCATGCGTCGAGCGTCTCCTGCCAGCATCGGAGCGAACCCGCAGCGTCGAAGCGCAGCAACTCGGCCTGCGCCGCCCACATCTGCGTCACATCTTCGGCGGCAGCCAGCCGCGCCAGCACCGCCTCATGGTGCTGCCGCAGCATGTGCGCGTAGTTGAGTTCGATGGTCCCCATCGCCTCGGCGCCGTGCAACATCGCGAGCATGACCTGCAGGGGCCACTCCATCTGTCGCCGAGTGATGTCGGCCCACGGATCGGGGCTCGTGTGCGGGGTGGCCTCCGGGGGGGTGGCCGTGGTGGCCGTGGTGGCCGTGGTGGCCGTGGTGGCCGTGGTGGCTGTTGTGGCCGTGGTGGCTGTTGTGGCCGTGGTGGTGTGAGGGTGGGTGGAAGGGCCGTCGGGCGACACCTGCGGCTGCGCCGAGGCGAGGGATTCGGAGGAGGTACTGCCAATGATTGCCGGGCGAGAGGCCATGCGGGTCTCCTGGCCTTGCGGGTGCAAGGCATGAGATAGGACACAGAAAGGACATGCGGCCTCACGGGAGGCCGCGGCGCGGTGGTCACTCGATGGTGACCTTGTGGGCGGCGCCCGATTGCTGCTTGGGCAGCCGCAGTTCGAGAACACCGTCTTGGTAGCGCGCAGTCGCCTTGTCGCGATCGATCTCGCAGCCCAGCGTGAAGCTGCGGCTGACGAAGCCTTCATAACGCTCGGCGCGCAGCACCCGGGTGCCTTCCTTCTTCTCGTCGGACTTCTTCACTTCGGCGCTGATCGACACCTGCGCGCCCTCGATGCGCACGTCGATGTCTTCCTTCTTCACCCCGGGCATCTCTGCCTTCACGGTGTAGGCGGCGTCGTCCTCGTGGACGTCCAGCTTGATCTGCGGCACGCCCTGAGGGCCATCCCACCGCAGGGGCCGCAACAAGCTGCGCCACAGCTCCTCGGTGTTCTCCAAAGACAGCACATCGGGCAGACGGATCTGGTTCATGACGAATTCCCCTGTCGAAAAGGTCTGAAGAGTCGCGAAGAGGCCGCTCCGACGTTCGTTACTTCTTCCTGAGAAGGGGCGACCATGGGTCGAGTCTGGCCCACTGAGGCGGGCTCTGCTTGAGTCTCGTCAAACTCCGGGCTGGCTCGAGCAGGAGGTGATTCCCTCGGTCGAGCGCATCGTGCAGCAATGCCGGCTGCTGATGCAGCCGCGGCTGGCGGTGGCGGCATGAAGGACGTGATCCTCGATCCCGAGCTGTGGGAGTCGCTGGAGGCCGGCACTGCTGCTTTGCTCGATCAGTGGTTCGTGGCCGAGGGCGACCACGTGCACCGCGGACAGGCGCTCGCTCGGGCCGTGCTGGTCAAGAGTTCCTTGGAGGTGATCGCGCCCGCCCTGGCCCGCGAAGGCCCTGCGGGGTGGGGCGGGCAGGTGCTGCTGCGCGCGACGGGAGGCACGGCCGTGCTGGTGGGCCCGTGGATGCTCACTGCGAGTGTGGCCTTGCCGGCCCGGCATCGCCTGCTCGGCATCGGACTCCTCGAACCCCACCGCCGGCTCGGCCTCGCCCTCGTGCGGTGGCTGCGCCGGCATCGCGTCGAGGCCCGGGTGCACCCGGTGGGCCGTGCGGCCCCGCAGGGCGTCGAGTGGGCCTGCTTTGCCGGGGTTGCGCCGTGGGAGGTCTGCGTGCGGGGACGCAAGATCGCCGCCTTGGCGCAGGCGCGGGGAGCGCACGCCGCCGTCTCGAGCGCAGGCGTGCTCCTGCAGCCGGTGCCTTGGGCCCTGCTGTGCGAGGCGCTGCGCCAGCCCGAAGCGCGGGCCCGTGCCCTGGACGAGGGCGTCGCGAGCTGCGCCGAGGCCGGCGCGGCCGACCTCGATGCCGATCGATGGGCCAGAGAACTGCACGCCGTCTTGCAGGGCTGGGTCCAGGCCTCGAGCCACGGGGGCGGCACCGACCGCGGCCCGGGCGAGCGCCGCCCTCTGTGATCCAGATCAAGGGTCGGCCCCCCAGCGGGCGGATAGTGGGTATAAGGTCCTCATGGCTGCCGCTGCCGTGCAATGCGCGGCAGCCGGGGCGATGCATTGGCATGCATCAACAGAGGGTGGGCTTGGCCGGGGGCAGTCATGAGAAGGCCGATCGCTTTGCACTGGCAGGTGGCAGCCATCCCGGCGGCGCTGGCGGTCCTGTTGGTCCTCAGTGTGCTCGGGTTGAGCCAATGGCTGCTCAACGGGTACCTGGAGGATCGGGCGGCCACCCGCATGCGGCAAGCCGGCGCAGCCTTTGCCTTCCGCCTCGCCAAGGCCATCGAACAGCGCGAAGACCATCTGCGCATGATCGCCCGCGTGGAAGGGCAGGGCGCCCTGGACCCGGCCCTGCTGACGCCCGTGCTGCAATGGGCCCAACAGCATCTCGAAG
Encoded proteins:
- a CDS encoding Hsp20/alpha crystallin family protein, whose translation is MNQIRLPDVLSLENTEELWRSLLRPLRWDGPQGVPQIKLDVHEDDAAYTVKAEMPGVKKEDIDVRIEGAQVSISAEVKKSDEKKEGTRVLRAERYEGFVSRSFTLGCEIDRDKATARYQDGVLELRLPKQQSGAAHKVTIE
- a CDS encoding lipoyl protein ligase domain-containing protein, whose translation is MKDVILDPELWESLEAGTAALLDQWFVAEGDHVHRGQALARAVLVKSSLEVIAPALAREGPAGWGGQVLLRATGGTAVLVGPWMLTASVALPARHRLLGIGLLEPHRRLGLALVRWLRRHRVEARVHPVGRAAPQGVEWACFAGVAPWEVCVRGRKIAALAQARGAHAAVSSAGVLLQPVPWALLCEALRQPEARARALDEGVASCAEAGAADLDADRWARELHAVLQGWVQASSHGGGTDRGPGERRPL